From the genome of Bactrocera oleae isolate idBacOlea1 chromosome 2, idBacOlea1, whole genome shotgun sequence, one region includes:
- the LOC106626581 gene encoding very low-density lipoprotein receptor gives MRFVIFVLIGYISLVINADEGSRCDNGEYIDDLDWCNGSVQCLDRSDELNCKETECTDSDFKCYYGACVPLENKCDKKFDCMDGSDESYEHCKHTLCGANKFQCGHGGCVDLNKKCDGKFDCPDQTDENPQLCEDSITEEREQLLRYKAFSFDIYIYIHIFRNMRSVIFLLIGYISLVINADERSRCDNGEYIDDLDWCNGSLQCLDRSDELNCKGNLCADSDFICYYGACVPLENKCDKKFDCMDGSDESYEHCKHTLCGANKFQCGHGGCVDLNKKCDGKFDCPDQTDENPQLCEDA, from the exons ctGATGAAGGATCACGATGTGACAACGGTGAATACATTGATGATCTGGATTGGTGTAATGGATCTGTGCAGTGTTTAGATAGATCGGATGAGCTAAATTGTAAGGAGACAGAATGCACAGATTCAGATTTTAAATGTTACTATGGAGCTTGTGTACCGTTGGAAAACAAATGCGATAAAAAATTCGATTGCATGGATGGCAGTGATGAATCGTATGAACATTGTAAACACACCCTTTGTGGAGCCAATAAGTTCCAGTGTGGACATGGCGGATGTGTAGATTTAAACAAAAAGTGTGATGGCAAGTTCGATTGTCCCGACCAAACAGACGAGAATCCACAACTGTGTGAAGAT TCAATTACAGAGGAACGCGAACAGTTGCTACGGTATAAAGCTTTTTCttttgacatatatatatacatacatatatttagaaatatgcGCTCTGTGATTTTTTTGCTCATCGGCTATATTTCTTTAGTAATAAACG CTGATGAAAGATCACGATGTGACAATGGTGAATACATTGATGATCTGGATTGGTGTAATGGATCTTTGCAGTGCTTAGATAGATCGGATGAGCTAAATTGTAAGGGGAATCTATGCGCAGATTCAGATTTTATATGTTACTATGGAGCTTGTGTACCGTTGGAAAACAAATGCGATAAAAAATTCGATTGCATGGATGGCAGTGATGAATCGTATGAACATTGTAAACACACCCTTTGTGGAGCCAATAAGTTCCAGTGTGGACATGGCGGATGTGTAGATTTAAACAAAAAGTGTGATGGCAAGTTCGATTGTCCCGACCAAACAGACGAGAATCCACAACTGTGTGAAGATGCCTAA